The following proteins are encoded in a genomic region of Micromonospora olivasterospora:
- a CDS encoding aspartate carbamoyltransferase catalytic subunit: MIRHLLSGADLDAATATQILDTAAEMATVAGREVKKLPALRGRTVVNLFYEDSTRTRISFEAAAKRLSADVINFSAKGSSVAKGESLKDTALTLQAMGADAVVVRHPASGAPHRLANWVDGSVVNAGDGTHEHPTQALLDAYTMRSRLGRLAGLHVAVVGDVLHSRVARSNVLLLSTLGAKVTLVGPPTLIPVDIAAALAPGTDVSYDLDTVLPGVDVVMMLRVQRERMGDSYFPSAREYARRYGLDGPRMRRLPEHAIVMHPGPMNRGMEITTEVADSPRSTIVEQVANGVSVRMAVLYLLLGGNNL, from the coding sequence ATGATCCGGCACCTGCTCTCCGGCGCCGATCTGGACGCCGCCACCGCCACCCAGATCCTGGACACCGCGGCCGAGATGGCCACCGTCGCCGGCCGCGAGGTCAAGAAGCTGCCCGCGCTGCGCGGCCGGACCGTGGTGAACCTCTTCTACGAGGACTCCACCCGCACCCGGATCTCCTTCGAGGCGGCGGCCAAGCGGCTCAGCGCCGACGTGATCAACTTTTCGGCCAAGGGCTCGAGCGTGGCCAAGGGCGAGAGCCTGAAGGACACGGCGCTCACCCTCCAGGCGATGGGCGCCGACGCGGTGGTCGTCCGGCACCCCGCCTCCGGGGCCCCGCACCGGCTCGCCAACTGGGTGGACGGGTCGGTGGTCAACGCCGGCGACGGCACCCACGAGCACCCCACCCAGGCGCTGCTCGACGCGTACACGATGCGCTCCCGGCTGGGGCGGCTCGCCGGCCTGCACGTCGCGGTGGTCGGGGACGTGCTCCACTCGCGGGTGGCCCGCTCGAACGTGCTGCTGCTGTCCACCCTCGGCGCGAAGGTGACCCTGGTCGGCCCACCGACGCTGATCCCGGTGGACATCGCGGCGGCGCTCGCGCCCGGCACCGACGTCTCCTACGACCTCGACACCGTTCTTCCTGGTGTGGACGTGGTGATGATGCTGCGGGTGCAGCGGGAGCGGATGGGCGACTCCTACTTCCCCTCCGCCCGCGAGTACGCCCGCCGCTACGGGCTCGACGGGCCGCGCATGCGGCGGCTGCCGGAGCACGCCATCGTCATGCATCCGGGGCCGATGAACCGGGGAATGGAGATCACGACCGAGGTCGCCGACTCGCCCCGCTCCACCATCGTCGAACAGGTCGCCAACGGGGTCTCCGTGCGGATGGCCGTCCTCTACCTGCTGCTCGGGGGGAACAACCTGTGA
- the pyrR gene encoding bifunctional pyr operon transcriptional regulator/uracil phosphoribosyltransferase PyrR, whose protein sequence is MAYPPAAHSSPPRQPSVKVILTAADVSRVVDRIAHQILEKTQGAADTVLLGIPTRGAPLARRLAGRISAFETVTVPAGVLDITLYRDDLHRQGTRAVGPTQLPAGGIDGKRVVLVDDVLFSGRTVRAALDALSDLGRPASVQLAVLVDRGHRQLPIRADYVGKNIPTSLAESVRVTLAETDGADEVRLYGETIS, encoded by the coding sequence GTGGCCTACCCACCGGCTGCCCACTCGTCGCCACCGCGACAACCCTCGGTGAAGGTGATCCTCACCGCAGCGGACGTCTCGCGCGTGGTGGACCGCATCGCCCACCAGATCCTGGAGAAGACCCAGGGCGCCGCCGACACCGTGCTGCTCGGCATCCCCACCCGGGGCGCGCCCCTGGCGCGGCGGCTCGCCGGCCGGATCAGCGCCTTCGAGACCGTCACGGTCCCGGCCGGTGTGCTCGACATCACCCTCTACCGCGACGACCTGCACCGGCAGGGCACCCGGGCGGTCGGCCCGACCCAGCTCCCGGCGGGCGGAATCGACGGCAAGCGGGTCGTCCTCGTCGACGACGTGCTCTTCTCCGGCCGTACGGTCCGGGCCGCCCTCGACGCGCTCAGCGACCTCGGCCGCCCCGCCTCGGTGCAGCTCGCCGTGCTGGTCGACCGCGGCCACCGCCAACTGCCGATCCGCGCCGACTACGTCGGCAAGAACATCCCGACCTCACTCGCGGAGAGCGTCCGGGTCACCCTCGCCGAGACCGACGGCGCCGACGAGGTCCGGCTGTACGGGGAGACCATCTCATGA
- the efp gene encoding elongation factor P — MATTNDLKNGLVLNLDGELWAVVEFQHVKPGKGGAFVRTTLKNVLSGKVVDKTFNAGTKVDTATVDKRTMQYLYADGEDYVFMDLETFDQITVPGGTVGEAANYLLPEAEAIVATHEGVPLYIELPTSVVLEVTYTEPGLQGDRSTGGNKPATVETGATVQVPLFITTGEKIKVDTRDGRYLGRA; from the coding sequence ATGGCCACCACCAACGACCTGAAGAACGGCCTGGTACTCAACCTCGACGGGGAGCTGTGGGCCGTCGTCGAGTTCCAGCACGTCAAGCCCGGTAAGGGTGGCGCCTTCGTGCGTACCACGCTGAAGAACGTGCTGTCCGGCAAGGTGGTCGACAAGACCTTCAATGCGGGCACCAAGGTCGACACCGCGACCGTCGACAAGCGCACCATGCAGTACCTGTACGCCGACGGCGAGGACTACGTCTTCATGGACCTGGAGACGTTCGACCAGATCACCGTGCCCGGCGGCACCGTCGGCGAGGCGGCCAACTACCTCCTGCCCGAGGCGGAGGCGATCGTCGCCACCCACGAGGGCGTGCCGCTGTACATCGAGCTGCCGACCTCCGTCGTGCTGGAGGTCACCTACACCGAGCCGGGCCTACAGGGCGACCGCTCCACCGGCGGCAACAAGCCGGCCACCGTCGAGACCGGCGCGACCGTGCAGGTGCCGCTCTTCATCACGACGGGCGAGAAGATCAAGGTCGACACCCGCGACGGCCGTTACCTCGGCCGCGCCTGA
- the nusB gene encoding transcription antitermination factor NusB, with the protein MPARRKARKRALDVLFEADLRNRPPVEVLASYLERIEKPHPEHLGYAVGLVEGVAAHLDRIDELIASYAEGWTLDRMPVVDRNLARIAVYELLYVDEIDDAVAISEAVELARQMSTDDSPRFLNGVLGRIAEYATR; encoded by the coding sequence ATGCCCGCGCGCCGCAAGGCGCGCAAGCGGGCGCTGGACGTGCTGTTCGAGGCCGACCTGCGCAACCGGCCCCCGGTGGAGGTGCTGGCCAGCTACCTGGAGCGGATCGAGAAGCCCCACCCGGAGCACCTCGGGTACGCGGTCGGCCTCGTCGAGGGGGTGGCCGCGCACCTGGACCGGATCGACGAGTTGATTGCCAGCTACGCCGAGGGCTGGACGCTGGACCGGATGCCGGTGGTCGACCGCAACCTGGCCCGCATCGCGGTCTACGAGCTGCTGTACGTCGACGAGATCGACGACGCCGTGGCGATCAGCGAGGCGGTCGAGCTGGCCCGGCAGATGTCGACCGACGACTCGCCGCGCTTCCTCAACGGCGTGCTCGGGCGGATCGCCGAGTACGCGACCCGCTGA
- the aroQ gene encoding type II 3-dehydroquinate dehydratase, which translates to MRVYVLNGVNLGRLGTRQVDVYGLTSYADLVTMCVETGRELGLDVLVRQTDAEHELVGWLHAAADERAAVVLNPAAWSHYSIALRDACALLRGPLVEVHISNIHAREEFRHHSVVSAVATGVICGLGVDGYRLALHHLARRLSAETAAAGS; encoded by the coding sequence GTGAGGGTGTACGTGCTGAACGGGGTCAACCTCGGCCGGCTGGGCACCCGGCAGGTCGACGTCTACGGGCTGACCAGCTACGCCGACCTGGTGACCATGTGCGTGGAGACCGGCCGCGAGCTGGGTCTGGACGTGCTGGTCCGGCAGACCGACGCCGAGCACGAGCTGGTGGGCTGGCTGCACGCGGCGGCCGACGAGCGGGCGGCGGTGGTGCTCAACCCGGCCGCCTGGTCGCACTACTCGATCGCCCTGCGGGACGCCTGCGCGCTGCTGCGCGGCCCGCTGGTCGAGGTGCACATCTCCAACATCCACGCCCGCGAGGAGTTCCGGCACCACTCGGTGGTCTCCGCGGTGGCGACCGGGGTGATCTGCGGGCTGGGCGTCGACGGGTACCGGCTCGCCCTGCACCACCTGGCCCGACGCCTGAGCGCGGAAACCGCCGCCGCGGGCAGCTAG
- a CDS encoding transcriptional regulator, with protein sequence MPSEYAKSLGARLRSIRQQQGLSLQGVEEKSNGRWKAVVVGSYERGDRAVTVSRLAELADFYRVPVSELLPDGSGVRHEPTSKIVLDLERLYDDASEELAYVARYARAIQQQRGDYNGRVLSIRADDLRALAIVYDASPSGLIERLTEHGVLVADPRAFFAS encoded by the coding sequence ATGCCCTCTGAATACGCCAAGTCGCTGGGCGCCCGCCTGCGCTCCATCCGCCAGCAGCAGGGCCTGTCCCTGCAGGGGGTGGAGGAGAAGTCCAACGGGCGGTGGAAGGCCGTCGTGGTCGGCTCGTACGAGCGCGGTGACCGCGCCGTCACGGTGTCCCGCCTGGCCGAGCTGGCCGACTTCTACCGGGTGCCCGTCTCCGAGCTGCTGCCCGACGGCAGCGGGGTTCGCCACGAGCCCACCAGCAAGATCGTGCTGGACCTGGAGCGGCTCTACGACGACGCCTCCGAGGAGCTGGCCTACGTCGCCCGGTACGCCCGCGCCATCCAGCAGCAGCGGGGCGACTACAACGGCCGGGTGCTCTCCATCCGCGCCGACGACCTGCGCGCCCTGGCGATCGTCTACGACGCCTCGCCGTCCGGCCTGATCGAGCGCCTCACCGAGCACGGCGTGCTCGTCGCCGACCCCCGGGCGTTCTTCGCATCCTGA
- a CDS encoding dihydroorotase: MTAYLITNVSVVGAAPTDLLIRDGVVAETGAGPTAPDATVLDGTGLVALPGLVDLHTHLREPGREDAETVESGSRAAALGGYTAVCAMANTSPVADTAGVVEQVWRLGREAGLVDVQPIGAVTVGLAGERLAELGAMADSAARVRIFSDDGHCVADPRLMRRALEYVKAFDGIIAQHAEEPRLTEGAQMHEGEVSTRLGLTGWPAVAEEAIIARDVLLAEHVGSRLHVCHVSTAGSVEVLRHAKARGVRVTAEVTPHHLLLTDAKAETYDPVYKVNPPLRTAADVAALRAALADGVIDVVATDHAPHAVEDKECEWAYARPGMLGLETALSIALDVLGPQWDLIAERMSRAPARIAGLDSHGLDPAPGVPANLTLVDPAARRVIEPADLASRSRNTPYARMTLPGRIVATFLRGEPTVLDGKAVK; this comes from the coding sequence GTGACCGCGTACCTGATCACCAACGTGAGCGTCGTCGGCGCCGCGCCGACCGACCTGCTGATCCGCGACGGCGTGGTGGCGGAGACCGGCGCGGGGCCGACCGCGCCGGACGCCACCGTGCTCGACGGCACCGGGCTGGTGGCCCTGCCCGGCCTGGTCGACCTGCACACCCACCTGCGCGAGCCGGGCCGGGAGGACGCCGAGACCGTCGAGTCCGGCTCCCGGGCCGCGGCCCTCGGCGGCTACACGGCGGTCTGCGCGATGGCCAACACCTCGCCCGTCGCCGACACGGCGGGCGTGGTCGAGCAGGTCTGGCGGCTCGGCCGGGAGGCCGGGCTGGTCGACGTGCAGCCGATCGGCGCGGTCACCGTCGGCCTGGCCGGCGAGCGGCTGGCCGAGCTGGGCGCGATGGCCGACTCGGCCGCCCGGGTGCGGATCTTCTCCGACGACGGGCACTGCGTCGCCGACCCGAGGCTGATGCGCCGGGCGCTGGAGTACGTCAAGGCGTTCGACGGGATCATCGCCCAGCACGCCGAGGAGCCCCGGCTCACCGAGGGCGCGCAGATGCACGAGGGAGAGGTCTCCACCCGGCTCGGGCTCACCGGCTGGCCGGCGGTCGCCGAGGAGGCGATCATCGCCCGCGACGTGCTGCTGGCCGAGCACGTCGGCAGCCGGCTGCACGTCTGCCACGTCTCCACCGCCGGCAGCGTGGAGGTGCTGCGGCACGCCAAGGCGCGCGGGGTGCGGGTGACCGCCGAGGTCACCCCGCACCACCTGCTGCTCACCGACGCCAAGGCGGAGACCTACGACCCGGTGTACAAGGTCAACCCGCCGCTGCGCACCGCCGCCGACGTCGCCGCCCTGCGCGCCGCGCTGGCCGACGGCGTGATCGACGTCGTCGCCACCGACCACGCCCCGCACGCCGTGGAGGACAAGGAGTGCGAGTGGGCGTACGCCCGGCCGGGCATGCTGGGGCTGGAGACGGCGCTGTCGATCGCCCTGGACGTGCTCGGCCCGCAGTGGGACCTGATCGCCGAGCGGATGTCCCGCGCCCCGGCCCGCATCGCCGGGCTCGACTCGCACGGCCTGGACCCGGCGCCCGGTGTGCCGGCCAACCTGACCCTGGTGGACCCGGCCGCCCGCCGCGTGATCGAACCGGCGGACCTGGCCAGCCGCAGTCGCAACACCCCGTACGCCCGCATGACGCTGCCAGGTCGCATCGTGGCGACCTTCCTGCGCGGCGAGCCGACGGTTCTCGACGGAAAGGCAGTTAAGTGA
- the aroB gene encoding 3-dehydroquinate synthase: MDEVTTRIPVDGERPYDVLVGRDLLDALPSLLPGAARVAVLHAPPLKALADAIGARLAAAGMAPLPIEVPDAEAGKAIEVAAACWDRLGEAGFTRTDAVVGVGGGAVTDLAGFVAACWLRGVRWVPVATSLLGMVDAAVGGKTGINTAAGKNLVGGFHPPAGVLCDLTVLDSLPPADLAAGLAEVVKCGFIADPVILDLVERDPAAATDPRGPLVRELVERAIRVKADVVSGDLRESGVREVLNYGHTLAHAIEKVEGYRWRHGHAVAVGMVYAGTLARLAGRLDAATAERHRGVLAALGLPTSYRADAWPALLATMRVDKKTRGSKLRFVVLDGLARPTILEGPDEELLHRAYREVAS, translated from the coding sequence ATGGACGAGGTGACTACCCGCATTCCCGTCGACGGCGAGCGGCCGTACGACGTGCTCGTGGGACGCGATCTGCTCGACGCCCTCCCGTCGTTGCTGCCCGGCGCGGCCCGGGTGGCGGTGCTGCACGCGCCGCCGCTCAAGGCGCTGGCCGACGCGATCGGCGCCCGGCTGGCCGCCGCCGGGATGGCGCCGCTGCCGATCGAGGTGCCGGACGCGGAGGCGGGCAAGGCGATCGAGGTGGCGGCCGCGTGCTGGGACCGGCTCGGCGAGGCCGGGTTCACCCGGACCGACGCCGTCGTCGGGGTGGGCGGGGGAGCGGTCACCGACCTGGCCGGCTTCGTCGCGGCCTGCTGGCTGCGCGGGGTGCGCTGGGTGCCGGTGGCGACCTCGCTGCTCGGCATGGTCGACGCGGCGGTCGGCGGCAAGACCGGGATCAACACCGCGGCCGGGAAGAACCTGGTCGGCGGCTTCCATCCGCCGGCCGGGGTGCTCTGCGACCTCACGGTGCTGGACAGCCTCCCGCCGGCCGACCTGGCCGCCGGGCTCGCCGAGGTCGTCAAGTGCGGGTTCATCGCCGATCCGGTGATCCTCGACCTGGTGGAGCGGGACCCGGCGGCGGCCACCGACCCGCGGGGCCCGCTGGTCCGGGAGCTGGTCGAGCGGGCGATCCGGGTCAAGGCGGACGTGGTCTCCGGCGATCTGCGCGAGTCCGGGGTGCGCGAGGTGCTCAACTACGGCCACACCCTGGCCCACGCGATCGAGAAGGTGGAGGGTTACCGCTGGCGGCACGGGCACGCGGTGGCCGTCGGCATGGTCTACGCCGGGACGCTGGCCCGGCTGGCCGGCCGGCTGGACGCGGCCACGGCCGAGCGGCACCGCGGCGTGCTGGCGGCGCTCGGGCTGCCCACGAGCTACCGGGCCGACGCCTGGCCGGCGCTGCTGGCCACGATGCGGGTGGACAAGAAGACGCGCGGCTCGAAGCTGCGGTTCGTGGTGCTGGACGGCCTCGCCCGCCCGACGATCCTGGAAGGCCCCGACGAGGAGTTGCTGCACCGGGCCTACCGGGAGGTGGCCTCGTGA